GTCTGTGCGGGTATCAGGAAGCTGGGTCAGGCAATCTAAATTTAGCTGAGCCGTTTTTGTCAGCTGAGCGTCTTCCCGCACCTGCAATAAATCGGCTCGACCAATCAGTTCATTCAGAGAGTGATACCCCAAATGAGCCAATAGTGTTCGCACTTCTTCCGCAATAAAGTAGAAAAAGTTAACTACATTCTCTGGAAGCCCTGTGAAGCGCTGGCGCAGTTTTTCTTGCTGAGTAGCCACCCCCACCGGGCAGTTATTGGTATGGCAGATGCGGGCCATAATACAGCCCTCGGCAATCATGGCAATGGAACCAAAGCCATATTCCTCTGCTCCCATCAAGGCCGCCATCAGCACGTCCCATCCGGTTTTGAGGCCCCCATCGGCTCGGAGGATAACGCGATCGCGCAGTTGGTTCACCATCAAGGCCCGATGCACTTCTGTTAGCCCCAGTTCCCAGGGACTGCCCGCATGTTTAATCGAACTTAAAGGAGAGGCTCCAGTACCCCCATCATGGCCGGAGATTTGGATGACATCCGCATTGGCTTTAGCCACTCCAGCGGCAATCGTACCAATGCCAATTTCTGCCACTAGTTTGACAGAGACTTTGGCTTGGGGATTAATCTGATGTAGATCAAAAATCAGCTGGGCCAGATCTTCAATGGAGTAAATATCGTGGTGAGGTGGGGGCGAAATCAGCGTTACCCCCGGCTTGGAGCGGCGCAGCATGGCAATATAGGGACTGACTTTTTTCCCTGGGAGCTGTCCCCCTTCACCCGGTTTTGCCCCTTGGGCCAGCTTAATTTCAATTTGCTGGGCGTTCATGAGATATTCCGGGGTGACCCCGAACCGCCCCGATGCCACCTGTTTAATCCCGGAGCTGGCCGTATCGCCATTGCGCAGCCCCTGTAAGTGGGGCAGCACGGCTGACTTGCCCTTGGCATCCACATCGGAGAGCACCTTAAACCGCACCGTATCCTCGCCGCCTTCACCGGAATTAGACTTGGCTCCCATGCGGTTCATGGCAATGGCCAAGACTTCATGGGCCTCGCGGGACAAGGCTCCTAAGGACATACCGCCTGTGCAAAAACGTTTGACGATATCTTCTACAGACTCCACTTCGGTTAGGGGTATTGCGGTGCGATCGCTCTTAAAATCCAATAAATCTCGTAGGGCCGTCACAGGTCGACTAAGCAACTGCTGCTTGTAGACCTGGTAATGGTCATAGTCCTTATCGGCCACTGCTTTATGCAGGGCTTTTGACATATCCGGGTTGTTCATGTGGTATTCACCCCCGGGACGGAACTGGATAAAGCCAAAGTTTTCTAGCTTTTTCATATCCAGCTCGGGGAAGGCTTTTTGGTGGAAAGCCATCGTTTCCTGAGCCAGTTCAGCAATGGTCAGTCCCCCCACCCGAGAGGTGGTGCCAGCAAATCCTAGCTCTAGCAACTCCGGTCCAATGCCAATCCCTTCAAAAATCTGAGCGCCTTGATAGCTAGAAATTAGGGAAATCCCCATCTTGGAAAGAATCTTCAGTAAGCCCGCTTCCACGGCTTTACGGTAGTTACTTTGGGCACCACCAATGGTCATGGCCGGAATTTTACCCCGAGCCATTAGCTTTTGAGTCCGCTCATCTGACCACCAGTGACGGACAGATTCGAAAGTTAAATAGGGACAAATGGCTGCCGCACCAAATCCGATGAGACAAGCAAAATGATGGGTACTCCAGCATTGAGCCGTTTCCACGACAAGGGAAGCTTGCAGGCGAATCTCTTGCTTGACTAAATGCTGATGGATCGCCCCCACGGCTAGCAAGGGTGGGATATAGCTATAGTCAGCATTCAGCCAGGTGGCCTCCCCAGTGGGCGTATGGCGATCGCTAATCACTAGAATTTGCTGTCCTGCCTGAACGGCAGCGGTGGCCTGCTCACACAGAGACTGCACGGCGGTGGCTAAGCCTTCCGGACCATGGCTGAGGGGGAATAAGGTGGAGAGGGTTTGCACCCCAAAGTCAGAGGCCCGAATCTCACTCAATTCCGTTTCGTTAATCACCGGAGAATTGAGCTTAATCAGACGGGCGGCTTCTGGATCATGGTCGAGCAAATTGCGGCGACGACCCAGGAGGGTCACCAAGGACATGACTAGCTTTTCCCGTAGGGGGTCAATGGCGGGGTTGGTGACTTGGGCAAATCGTTGCTTAAAGTAGTCGTAGAGCACGTGGGGGCGCGACGACAAAATCGATAGGGGAATATCATCTCCCATACAGAAGGTGGGTTCCTTGCCATCCTTGGCCATGGCCTGCACCACCATTTCCACGTCTTCTAGGGAAAAGCCATAGGCCACCTGCTGCTGAAAACAGGTTTGGAGTTCGGCCTGGGGCGCTTCGGGAAAAGGTTGTTCCGTGAGGGGTTGGCGATGGGATCGCAACCAGTCTCCATAGGGATGTTCGGCGGCGACTTGGGCTTTAATCTCCCAGTTGGTCTGCACTTGGTGGGTCGTTAAATCCACCGCAATCATATGGCCCGGACCTAAGCGCCCCTTGGTAACAATCTCTGCCTCGGAAATGGGTATCGCTCCGGCTTCTGAGGAGACATACACGGTGCCATCCTGAGTAGTGCAGTAGCGAGCCGGTCGCAGTCCATTCCGATCTAAGGCCGCTCCCACAACTTTGCCGTCGCTAAAAGCCAACAAAGCTGGACCATCCCAGGCTTCCTGGAGACCACTGTAGTATTCATAAAAATCGACGATTTCCGGGTGATCCGCTAGGGCAGGCTGATTACGATAGGCTTCCGGCACCAACATCATCAGCGCTTCTTGGGGACTGCGCCCGGACTGCACTAGCAGCTCTAGCGTCTTGTCCAAATTGGCTGAATCGCTGGCGTTCGGATTCACCAGGGGGCGCAGCTCGTCAAACTGGTCTTGCCAATGGGGATGGCTCAGGGCTGATTGGCGGGCCGCCATCCATTTGACGTTGCCGAGCAAGGTATTGATTTCCCCGTTATGGCCCAAAAAGCGCATGGGCTGGGCAAGGGGCCACTTGGGTAAGGTATTGGTACTAAATCGACGATGGTATATAGCAAAGGAACTGATATAGTCCGGGTTCTGCAAATCCCCATAGAAGGTCCCCAGGATTTCTGACCGCACCATGCCTTTATAAATAATGGTGCGATGGGACAAAGAACAGAAGTAAAACTCTTGCGCCCATTCTGCCTGGGTTTCAGATACCGCTTTCTCGATCTGCTTGCGCACTAAATAGAGCTGGCGTTCCAGTTCATCACCCCGTAGATGGGGCGAGACCAGAAACACCTGCTCAATATCGGGCTGATTGGCGCGGGCTTGTTCGCCTAGAAGGTCAGGCTTAATGGGTACGGGTCGCCATCCTAGGACTTGGAATTGGGCTGCGATCGCAACCTCTTCCACCCTCTGTTTACATTGAGCCAATGCCCCTGCATCGGCGGGCAAAAACACCATCCCCACTCCCACCTGTTCTGTATCCGGTAGAGTTTGACCTTGAGTAGACCACCATTGTTGAAAGAGCTGCCAGGGAATTGCCGTCAGAATTCCGGCCCCATCCCCAGAGTCTCGGTCGGCGCTACATCCTCCTCGATGCTCTAGGCAGGTCAACCCAGTTAACGCTTGCTGAATCAAATCATGATTGGCTTGGGGACGGGCAATAAACCCAACTCCACAGGCATCCCTTTCTTCCACGAGCCAAGGCTGTCCAGGAAAAATAGAAGCGGAGGAGGACTTAAGCACATTCAAAGTATCAGTCATGATCGGGTTCAATAAATAAGGAGGGAAAATATAGCTGTACTTCCGTAAGTTGCAGCCCAAAAAGGTGTTCAGCAGATTGCCTTCAATCCCAGTAGTACATAAGCAACTGGGTAAAAAATGTATCTTGTGTAACCAACAGATAAGAGGCACCACATAGAAGTATCGGATAACACCCATACCTTTAGGCACTCAAGACCATCTCACTACTGTCGATACGGAGTGTGAGACTTGAAATCTAAAGTTGTATATCTGAAGGAATTAGATCTTAACGCAAAACTAGACCTAGCTATTGTTCCCACTCCGCAACCATTCAGTGAGAGCATCCCGCTTCTTCTCACTCAACAAAGTGACCCCATAGAACCTGAATAGCGTCCAGGCAAATCCTTGATGAGTGAGAAGAAGAAGAAATGGAATAGACCCTCAAAATCATCAAGATCAATAGCTATTAGCATTCTTGCTGAATAAGCTAGAGTTTCATAGATAATTTCTCCAGAAATTTTTGGTTAAATGGCTTCTAAATTGGGAATTCTTTGATTTAAGTATGTCTGCAATACATCATTTTCTTGATAGCAGGAGAAAATTAACTCAATATTGCGAATAAGCCTGTGACGATTCAATTACAACAGTCGATAGCTTGGCAACAAGCCATTCTCGATAGTGCTGACTTCATTATTATTGCGACCGATCCTGCAGGGATTATTCAAACTTTCAATGCAGTGGCTCTGCGCACCCTTGGCTATCAGCCTGAAGAGATCATCGGCAAAGTGACTCCCGCGCTCATCCATGACCCTCAAGAAATTGAACAACAAGCTCAACAGCTCTCCCAGGAACTCGGATATACCCTTGAACCAGGGTTTGAAGTCTTTGTGGCCAAAGCTCGATTGGGCATTGCTGACGAAAACATCTGGACGTATATCCGTAAAGATCAGAGCCGTTTTCCGGTTCGCTTATCTGTCACTGCGGTGCATGATGAGACTGGCAAATTGACTGGTTTTTTAGGGATTGGCAAAGATCTCAGCCAGCAACAAAAGATTGAACAGTCCTTAGTGGAGAGTGAAGCTCGATTTTTAGGCGCTTTTCAATATGCAGCCATTGGCATGGCTTTGGTTTCGCCAACAGGGCATTGGCTCAGAGTAAATCCATCTGTTTGTAGCATTGTCGGCTATTCAGAATCAGAATTGCTGGCATTGACCTTTCAAGAAATCACCCACCCCGATGATTTGGCATCAGATCTGACCTATGTTGAGCAATTGCTAGCAGGTGAGATTGACACTTACCAGATGGAGAAGCGATATATCCATAAACAAGGTCATGAAGTCTGGATTTTACTGAGCGTTTCTCTGGTGCGGGATAACGAGGGGCAACCCCTCTACTTTATTTCTCAAATCCAAAATATTAATCAACGCAAGCAGGCTAAAGCAGCCTTACAGCAATTAAATAAACAGTTAGAACAACTCGTCCATGAGCGGACGACCCAACTGGAACTGGCTTTTAATCAGCTGAAAGCATCCGAGGCAAACTACCAAGATCTATATGACAACGCCCCTGATATGTATGCATCTGTAGATGCTCAATCTCATCAGGTATTGCAATGCAATAAGACGTTATGCCATGCCTTGGACTTGAATAAAGAAGACATTCTCAATGGATCTATATTTTCTCTGTACCACCCAGATTGCCACCCTGAAGCAGAGAAAGCATTTAATACTTTTGCTGAAACCGGAACAGTCCAAGATGCTCAATTACAGCTCAACCGCCAAGATGGCAGCAAGCTAGACGTTAGTCTCAATGTACGGGCCGTTCGAGATTCAGAGGGCAATATTCTCCATAGCCGTTCTAGTTGGCGAGATATTACTGAACGCAAACAATTAGCAGCCCAGTTGCGCCAGGTCAATACTGAACTCGAGCAACGAGTAGAAGAGCGAACCAATGCATTATTGATCACGAATCAAAGATTAGAGCAGGAAATTCAGGAACGACAACGGGCAGAAGTTGAGCTCCGAACCATGAACGACCAGTTAGAAATCTTGGTTCAGCAACGGACTGCCGAGTTACAGAAATCTGCCGAACGAGAACAAGCCTTCTCTGGCATCATCCAACGTATGCGGCAAACTTTGGAATTACAAACCATTTTTGCCGATACAACCGAGGAATTAAGACGCGTTATTGCTTGCGATCGCACCTTGGTCTACCAATTTAAATCCGATTGGACTGGCACATTAGTCGCTGAATCCGTGAGTCAGGACAGCCCTTCAATTATCGCGCTAAAAGCCCAAAAGGCAGGATCACGAACGGTAGATATTACACCACCATCAGGGCTTAAACAGATCCTTGGCCAGAATTATCAATATGATGTTGCCTTGGGAAAACACAGTCAGAATGTAACCTGTCGAACCATCACAGATATCAAAGAGGTTGGCTTTGATCCTTATACACTCAAAGTTTTAGAGCGGTTAAATATTCAAGCTTATCTGGTCGTTCCCATCGTCGATGGCTCTCATCTATGGGGACTGCTCATCGCCACTCAAAATACCGCGCCTTGCTTGTGGAGCCCATCCGCGATTCAAATCATGACGCAAGTCGGCACGCAGCTAGGGGTTGCCGTTCAGCAAGCAGAGTTATTAGCCCATTCTCAAAAACAGGCCAAGGCTCTAAAAAAAGCAAAAGAGGAAGCGGAAAGAGCCAGTCGGGCGAAGAGTAACTTTTTGAGCCACATGAGTCACGAACTGCGCACACCCTTGAATGCCATCCTGGGCTATGCCCAACTGATGCAACACTCTACCCTGTTATCTGCCCAACATACCCAGTATGTCAAAACGATTAATCGCAGCGGAAAACACCTCCTCACCTTAATTAATGATGTGCTGGAGATGTCTAAAATCGAGGCCGGACAACTGTACCTCAATCAGTCAAGTTTTGATCTATATAACCTGCTCTCTGAATTAGAAGAGATGTTTAGTCTCAAAGCCTCTCTTAAGCAGCTTCAAGTTTCATTCCAAGGCCAATCCCTGGTGCCTCGATATATTCAGGCCGATCAAAATAAGCTGCGCCAGGTCTTGATTAACATTCTGGGTAATGCGATTAAATTTACTCAGCAAGGGCAGATCAATCTTTGCATCTCTGTAGCCAGAGAGTCGCTGTTTTTTACCATCACGGATACCGGACCCGGAATCGATGCGGCCAGTTTAGATAAACTATTTCATGCTTTTGAGCAGGGCAATATTGGCTTGCAATCTAGAGAAGGAACTGGGCTAGGACTCAGTATTAGCCAAAAATTTGTCACCTTAATGGGTGGACAACTCACGGTTACCAGTCAAGAAGGACAAGGCTCAACCTTTACCTTCCATATTCCTTTAACCATTGCTGATGAAACAGTGTTAGATCAGGACCATGACCATACCTTTCAGACGGTCAATTTGGCTCCCAATCAACCGGATTTCCGCATATTAGTCGTTGATGATGAACAAACCAACCGCAAACCCTTGGCAGAATTGCTGAGTTTGATCGGTTTCTCAGTGCAAGAGGCGTCCAATGGTCAAGCTGCCATAACCATCTGGGAAACCTGGCAACCCCATTTAATTTGGATGGATATGCAGATGCCAGAGATGGATGGCTGCCATGCCACGCGACTGATCAAAGCCACTCCACAAGGGCAAAACACGGTTGTTATCGCCTTGACCGCAAGTGTGTTTGAAGAGAACAAGCAAAAGATTCTAGAGGCAGGCTGTAATGATTTTGTCCGTAAGCCTTTTCGGCAAAATGAGGTTTTAGAAAAAATAACAAAATATCTCGGAGTGCAATATGTTCCAGTCGTTCACGACTCACATCCTGATGAACAGGGACAAGAGTTGCCGACTCGGTCCGAGCAGTTGAACATAGACCAACTCAGGGTAATGCCGACTGCATGGCTTGAGGAAGTCAGGCAGCGGGCCCACCAGGGCAATGATCTTCTCCTGCTGAAATTGATCCAGCAAATCCCACCTGAACATCAGACCATAGCTGACGATTTGACCTGCTTGGTCGAGAATTACCAATTTGAGCAATTGGCACAATTAGCGAAGTTTCCCCAGCCCTAAATCCATTCACCCGTTCCACATACAAAAGGCACACCCATGATCTCCCACGACACCGATTTAGACCAGAATATGGATGAATATCGTGCCAATCCTATTTCAGACATTGCTAGTCCTGCCACATCTGTCTTACCGAGTGAAATTTTAATCGTAGACGACACCGTAGAAAACCTCCGGTTACTCTCCAATATGCTGTCAATTCAAGGGTACAGCGTCCGGAAAGCGACCGGTGGAGAGATGGCCATCCAATCTGTGGAATCACTTCCCCCTGATCTCATTTTGCTCGATATTCTCATGCCCGACTTAAATGGCTATGAGGTCTGCACTCAGATCAAACGAAATCCCCAAACCGCTAATATTCCGATTATTTTCCTCAGTGCTCTCGATGACCCTTTAGACAAAGTCAAAGCATTTGAAGTCGGTGGCGTAGATTATTTGACTAAGCCTTTCCAACTTGAAGAAGTACTAGCAAGAGTCCATAACCAGCTATCCCTGAAGGATGCCCAGGAAAAAGTTGTCGCCCTAAATGCCAAGCTGCAAGAGTGGTTGGTTGACCAAAACCAAAAACTCCATCTGGCCAACAGCCGCATTTTAGAAACGAGTAGCGTCGATAGTCTTACCGGAATTCCGAATCGAGCTTCATTGCTCACCAGGCTAGAACAGTCACTATTCCTAGCCAAGATGGATGAGGCATACAAATTTGCGTTGCTGTATCTAGATTGCGATCGCTTCAGCACGATCAACCAATCTTTCGGCTATCAGGCTGGCGATGAATTATTGCAGGAGCTGGTCAAGCGGCTACAAGCCCTCACTCATCCAGATGATATGCTTGCCCGCATCGGTGGAGACCAATTTGCCATTCTAATTAATAAGCCATCTGATCCAGATCAGGTCCATCAATTCGCCAAGGAAATTTTGGTCAAGCTTCAACAGCCATTTCCCATTCAAGGACAAGAAATTGCCCTAAATGTCAGTATTGGCACTGAGTTTGGTGGGGCTCACTTTGAAAAACCCGGCCAGATTTTCGGTCATGCTGAGACTGCTATGTATCGGTCTAAAGCAGCAGGTGGAAATCAATCGACTTCTTTCACTACCCCATAAAAAATAATCAATGCCGCCCATCTTGGCTTACAACGAAAGCTCTCTGCCAGCCTCATCCTTGGATAAACGGTTACAGCTGGCAGCCCAACATCATCTTGCATTGGAGATTGCCAACTCCGGTCATTTGGATTTAGAGCCTTATCTGAAAGCCAACATTCCGATCGCAGCAGTCCAAGCCTATGCCATGCATGATGTTCATCCCCTCCATCCAGATGCCCAGCATCGGCAGCAGGCCCTCCATCATGTTCACCAGACTTTAGAGATTGCTGCTCAACTCCAAGTTCCTCGGATTGTGACCGTCTGCGGATTTGGTAGTGATGTGGTTGATTCCCCCTTTGAGCGCTGCTTAGATTTTTTCAGTCATTGCGCCGCTAAAGCCAAAACCCTCGGCATCAAAATTATGATTGAGCCATTAAGTCCGCGACGGTGTGAAGCCATGACCGAACC
The Acaryochloris marina S15 genome window above contains:
- the gltB gene encoding glutamate synthase large subunit, which codes for MTDTLNVLKSSSASIFPGQPWLVEERDACGVGFIARPQANHDLIQQALTGLTCLEHRGGCSADRDSGDGAGILTAIPWQLFQQWWSTQGQTLPDTEQVGVGMVFLPADAGALAQCKQRVEEVAIAAQFQVLGWRPVPIKPDLLGEQARANQPDIEQVFLVSPHLRGDELERQLYLVRKQIEKAVSETQAEWAQEFYFCSLSHRTIIYKGMVRSEILGTFYGDLQNPDYISSFAIYHRRFSTNTLPKWPLAQPMRFLGHNGEINTLLGNVKWMAARQSALSHPHWQDQFDELRPLVNPNASDSANLDKTLELLVQSGRSPQEALMMLVPEAYRNQPALADHPEIVDFYEYYSGLQEAWDGPALLAFSDGKVVGAALDRNGLRPARYCTTQDGTVYVSSEAGAIPISEAEIVTKGRLGPGHMIAVDLTTHQVQTNWEIKAQVAAEHPYGDWLRSHRQPLTEQPFPEAPQAELQTCFQQQVAYGFSLEDVEMVVQAMAKDGKEPTFCMGDDIPLSILSSRPHVLYDYFKQRFAQVTNPAIDPLREKLVMSLVTLLGRRRNLLDHDPEAARLIKLNSPVINETELSEIRASDFGVQTLSTLFPLSHGPEGLATAVQSLCEQATAAVQAGQQILVISDRHTPTGEATWLNADYSYIPPLLAVGAIHQHLVKQEIRLQASLVVETAQCWSTHHFACLIGFGAAAICPYLTFESVRHWWSDERTQKLMARGKIPAMTIGGAQSNYRKAVEAGLLKILSKMGISLISSYQGAQIFEGIGIGPELLELGFAGTTSRVGGLTIAELAQETMAFHQKAFPELDMKKLENFGFIQFRPGGEYHMNNPDMSKALHKAVADKDYDHYQVYKQQLLSRPVTALRDLLDFKSDRTAIPLTEVESVEDIVKRFCTGGMSLGALSREAHEVLAIAMNRMGAKSNSGEGGEDTVRFKVLSDVDAKGKSAVLPHLQGLRNGDTASSGIKQVASGRFGVTPEYLMNAQQIEIKLAQGAKPGEGGQLPGKKVSPYIAMLRRSKPGVTLISPPPHHDIYSIEDLAQLIFDLHQINPQAKVSVKLVAEIGIGTIAAGVAKANADVIQISGHDGGTGASPLSSIKHAGSPWELGLTEVHRALMVNQLRDRVILRADGGLKTGWDVLMAALMGAEEYGFGSIAMIAEGCIMARICHTNNCPVGVATQQEKLRQRFTGLPENVVNFFYFIAEEVRTLLAHLGYHSLNELIGRADLLQVREDAQLTKTAQLNLDCLTQLPDTRTDRSWLDHGPVHTNGPVLDDELLQSPEIQQALRNQTAVAKTVGVVNTDRSVGARIAGAIAKQYGNTGFTGQLNLTFEGSAGQSFGAFTLPNMTLNLVGEANDFVGKGMHGGEITIKPSPAATYAAADNVIIGNTCLYGATGGTLYANGKAGERFAVRNSQGQAVIEGSGDHCCEYMTGGVVVVLGETGRNVGAGMTGGLAYFLDEDGSFPTKVNPEIVQIQRVNTEAGAQQLKALIQTHVDHTGSPKGKDLLEHWSEYLPQFWQVVPPSEAERAEVREGAPEKMLTSA
- a CDS encoding PAS domain S-box protein, yielding MTIQLQQSIAWQQAILDSADFIIIATDPAGIIQTFNAVALRTLGYQPEEIIGKVTPALIHDPQEIEQQAQQLSQELGYTLEPGFEVFVAKARLGIADENIWTYIRKDQSRFPVRLSVTAVHDETGKLTGFLGIGKDLSQQQKIEQSLVESEARFLGAFQYAAIGMALVSPTGHWLRVNPSVCSIVGYSESELLALTFQEITHPDDLASDLTYVEQLLAGEIDTYQMEKRYIHKQGHEVWILLSVSLVRDNEGQPLYFISQIQNINQRKQAKAALQQLNKQLEQLVHERTTQLELAFNQLKASEANYQDLYDNAPDMYASVDAQSHQVLQCNKTLCHALDLNKEDILNGSIFSLYHPDCHPEAEKAFNTFAETGTVQDAQLQLNRQDGSKLDVSLNVRAVRDSEGNILHSRSSWRDITERKQLAAQLRQVNTELEQRVEERTNALLITNQRLEQEIQERQRAEVELRTMNDQLEILVQQRTAELQKSAEREQAFSGIIQRMRQTLELQTIFADTTEELRRVIACDRTLVYQFKSDWTGTLVAESVSQDSPSIIALKAQKAGSRTVDITPPSGLKQILGQNYQYDVALGKHSQNVTCRTITDIKEVGFDPYTLKVLERLNIQAYLVVPIVDGSHLWGLLIATQNTAPCLWSPSAIQIMTQVGTQLGVAVQQAELLAHSQKQAKALKKAKEEAERASRAKSNFLSHMSHELRTPLNAILGYAQLMQHSTLLSAQHTQYVKTINRSGKHLLTLINDVLEMSKIEAGQLYLNQSSFDLYNLLSELEEMFSLKASLKQLQVSFQGQSLVPRYIQADQNKLRQVLINILGNAIKFTQQGQINLCISVARESLFFTITDTGPGIDAASLDKLFHAFEQGNIGLQSREGTGLGLSISQKFVTLMGGQLTVTSQEGQGSTFTFHIPLTIADETVLDQDHDHTFQTVNLAPNQPDFRILVVDDEQTNRKPLAELLSLIGFSVQEASNGQAAITIWETWQPHLIWMDMQMPEMDGCHATRLIKATPQGQNTVVIALTASVFEENKQKILEAGCNDFVRKPFRQNEVLEKITKYLGVQYVPVVHDSHPDEQGQELPTRSEQLNIDQLRVMPTAWLEEVRQRAHQGNDLLLLKLIQQIPPEHQTIADDLTCLVENYQFEQLAQLAKFPQP
- a CDS encoding diguanylate cyclase domain-containing protein, which translates into the protein MISHDTDLDQNMDEYRANPISDIASPATSVLPSEILIVDDTVENLRLLSNMLSIQGYSVRKATGGEMAIQSVESLPPDLILLDILMPDLNGYEVCTQIKRNPQTANIPIIFLSALDDPLDKVKAFEVGGVDYLTKPFQLEEVLARVHNQLSLKDAQEKVVALNAKLQEWLVDQNQKLHLANSRILETSSVDSLTGIPNRASLLTRLEQSLFLAKMDEAYKFALLYLDCDRFSTINQSFGYQAGDELLQELVKRLQALTHPDDMLARIGGDQFAILINKPSDPDQVHQFAKEILVKLQQPFPIQGQEIALNVSIGTEFGGAHFEKPGQIFGHAETAMYRSKAAGGNQSTSFTTP
- a CDS encoding sugar phosphate isomerase/epimerase, giving the protein MPPILAYNESSLPASSLDKRLQLAAQHHLALEIANSGHLDLEPYLKANIPIAAVQAYAMHDVHPLHPDAQHRQQALHHVHQTLEIAAQLQVPRIVTVCGFGSDVVDSPFERCLDFFSHCAAKAKTLGIKIMIEPLSPRRCEAMTEPYRIGQLVDTLAEPEVFTTLLDTGHLLDSGYDLEAFLPNWPFPTEELQLKGPHSTPPDFSLRPWLMQLPFQPAVLCVEHRQPITLSEFEQLISAIRLEFPLNND